One window from the genome of Crateriforma spongiae encodes:
- a CDS encoding ATP-grasp domain-containing protein: protein MSHASLPAGTPDGSAHPDRPIRILVLGAGNGWHADRLRQAADDFASPGVQIEFGLYEELTSRLTSSHSSGIRCGGQSIENFDAVLTRTMPSGSMETITFRLSVLHAMVRHGIPVINPPAALEIAIDKYATLDRVARLGYPVPPTIVVQDRGEAMRAFETLGGDCVVKPLFGGEGKGVMRIQNADLAWTVFSTLQQIQSIAYIQAFVPPGGRDVRILVIGSRHIAVRRDSRHDFRTNASRGSTTSPITAKPSWIQMARDIVTDIGLTIASVDLLIDDDDQVHVVEVNAIPGWRGTQTCHDDCIASMMLQAAMDVAVQTKS from the coding sequence ATGTCCCATGCATCTTTGCCGGCGGGGACGCCCGATGGTTCCGCCCATCCAGATCGACCGATCCGCATTTTGGTTTTGGGCGCTGGCAATGGTTGGCATGCCGACCGGCTTCGACAAGCCGCCGACGACTTTGCATCCCCCGGCGTCCAGATCGAATTTGGCCTGTACGAAGAACTGACCAGCCGCCTCACGAGCTCGCATTCATCCGGCATCCGCTGTGGTGGCCAGTCGATTGAAAACTTCGACGCGGTGCTGACACGCACCATGCCGTCCGGATCGATGGAGACGATCACGTTTCGCTTGTCGGTCCTGCATGCGATGGTCCGACACGGGATCCCCGTGATCAATCCGCCGGCCGCGTTGGAGATTGCGATCGACAAGTACGCCACGCTTGATCGGGTCGCACGACTGGGATACCCGGTGCCGCCGACGATCGTGGTGCAAGACCGCGGCGAAGCCATGCGAGCGTTCGAAACTTTGGGCGGTGATTGTGTGGTCAAACCGTTGTTCGGTGGCGAAGGCAAAGGCGTGATGCGGATTCAGAATGCCGACCTGGCTTGGACCGTCTTCAGCACGCTGCAACAGATTCAATCGATCGCCTACATTCAAGCGTTCGTACCGCCGGGTGGTCGTGACGTCCGAATTCTGGTGATCGGATCACGCCACATCGCGGTTCGTCGTGACAGCCGACACGACTTTCGCACCAATGCATCCCGGGGTTCAACGACCAGCCCGATCACCGCCAAACCGTCCTGGATTCAAATGGCTCGCGATATCGTCACCGACATCGGATTGACGATCGCAAGCGTCGACTTGCTGATCGATGATGATGACCAAGTGCACGTCGTCGAAGTCAACGCGATCCCAGGTTGGCGGGGCACGCAAACCTGTCACGACGACTGCATTGCCAGCATGATGTTGCAAGCGGCCATGGATGTGGCGGTTCAAACCAAGTCCTAA
- a CDS encoding carboxypeptidase-like regulatory domain-containing protein has translation MNAFTRAMKGLAAIGTLALVTGCGSSLPPIGEVSGLVTQDGKPVEGVSIEFVPVDGGRPSMAVTDSEGRYNAIYTPDTEGVLIGKHTIRYEVHGPAPEMPADSDGEFIPVSRKPDMGGNKKLQPSEVEIVDGSNEINFEFVKG, from the coding sequence ATGAACGCGTTCACGCGAGCCATGAAGGGCTTGGCAGCCATCGGCACATTGGCCCTGGTCACCGGTTGCGGCTCGAGTCTGCCACCGATCGGCGAAGTCTCCGGCCTGGTTACTCAAGACGGCAAACCGGTCGAAGGCGTTTCGATTGAATTTGTGCCTGTCGACGGCGGCCGTCCATCGATGGCCGTCACCGACAGCGAAGGCCGTTACAACGCGATCTATACTCCCGACACTGAAGGAGTCCTGATCGGTAAACACACCATCCGTTACGAAGTGCACGGGCCCGCACCGGAGATGCCTGCGGATTCCGACGGCGAATTCATTCCCGTTTCGCGGAAGCCCGACATGGGCGGCAATAAGAAACTACAGCCCAGCGAAGTCGAAATCGTCGACGGCAGCAACGAAATCAACTTCGAGTTCGTGAAGGGATGA
- a CDS encoding fatty acid CoA ligase family protein, giving the protein MPQSDLSNIASRMSMMASLTPSAVAIAQPSGPPVPAGERSYDVTTFGELDQRTDRIARGLVKWGIRPGDRLVMLVPFGGEFIQLVFGLLKAGATMVLIDPGINKKHLVQCLADARPDGFVGIPKAQLIRSVLRRRFPDARWNVTVGRRYLWGGRTLAQIEEMGCDESITLPQVQLPDPAAVIFTTGSTGPPKGVLFTHATFHAQVDRIRDRYDIHRGSRDLACFPLFGLFDAVMGVTTIIPDMDPTRPADVNPARLVEAVRQWDIDQAFGSPALWKTVVRWCDEKQVVGRPFESLRRVLSAGAPVPASTLEKLRAVVHPDADIVTPYGATEALPIASIESRQVITETGPAADKGKGVCVGTRFENVRWKVIAIRDEPIESFDDIEELPRRKIGELMVTGPMVTQQYVVRADQNAYHKVIDADQVVWHRMGDVGYLDEEDRFWFCGRKAHRVVTAERTLFTIPCEAVFNSHPSVYRSALVGRGSRPNQTPVVLIEVDPSLGPRTTSQQSELIDALKALAARNPITRRITDIRIRREPMPVDIRHNSKIFREQLTAEVNG; this is encoded by the coding sequence ATGCCACAGTCTGACCTGTCGAACATCGCCAGCCGGATGTCGATGATGGCTTCGCTGACACCGTCCGCCGTGGCGATCGCACAGCCGTCCGGCCCGCCGGTTCCCGCCGGGGAACGAAGCTATGACGTGACGACGTTTGGCGAACTGGACCAGCGAACCGACCGGATTGCCCGCGGGTTGGTGAAATGGGGCATCCGACCGGGCGACCGCTTGGTGATGCTGGTACCGTTCGGCGGCGAATTCATCCAACTGGTTTTCGGGCTGCTGAAAGCCGGCGCGACCATGGTGCTGATCGATCCGGGCATCAACAAAAAGCATTTGGTCCAGTGCTTGGCTGACGCGCGACCGGACGGATTTGTGGGCATTCCCAAGGCCCAATTGATCCGCAGCGTGCTGAGGCGCCGTTTTCCCGACGCCCGCTGGAACGTCACCGTGGGACGTCGGTATCTGTGGGGCGGACGTACGCTGGCACAGATCGAAGAAATGGGCTGCGATGAATCGATCACGCTTCCTCAGGTGCAACTGCCTGATCCCGCAGCGGTGATCTTCACCACCGGCAGCACCGGTCCGCCCAAAGGTGTCTTGTTCACCCACGCCACCTTTCACGCTCAAGTCGACCGGATCCGTGATCGCTACGACATCCACCGCGGGTCTCGCGATCTGGCATGTTTCCCGTTGTTTGGTTTGTTCGATGCTGTGATGGGCGTCACCACGATCATTCCCGACATGGATCCCACGCGTCCGGCCGATGTGAACCCGGCAAGACTGGTCGAAGCCGTTCGCCAATGGGACATCGACCAAGCGTTCGGATCACCCGCGCTTTGGAAGACCGTGGTTCGATGGTGCGATGAGAAACAAGTCGTCGGGCGCCCGTTCGAATCGCTGCGGCGTGTGTTATCGGCCGGCGCCCCCGTGCCCGCATCGACCTTGGAAAAGCTGCGTGCCGTGGTGCACCCCGACGCCGACATCGTCACACCCTACGGCGCCACCGAAGCGTTGCCGATCGCATCGATCGAAAGCCGCCAAGTCATCACCGAAACCGGGCCGGCCGCCGACAAAGGCAAAGGCGTCTGCGTGGGGACTCGGTTTGAAAACGTTCGCTGGAAAGTCATCGCCATTCGCGACGAACCAATCGAGTCGTTTGACGACATCGAAGAACTGCCCCGTCGCAAGATCGGCGAATTGATGGTGACCGGGCCCATGGTGACACAGCAGTACGTCGTTCGCGCCGATCAGAACGCTTACCACAAAGTCATCGACGCGGACCAAGTTGTTTGGCACCGGATGGGCGATGTCGGCTACTTGGATGAAGAGGATCGGTTTTGGTTCTGTGGCCGCAAAGCGCACCGCGTGGTGACAGCGGAGCGGACGCTGTTCACGATCCCCTGCGAAGCGGTCTTCAACAGCCATCCATCGGTGTACCGGTCGGCACTGGTCGGCCGGGGATCACGCCCGAACCAAACGCCCGTCGTCTTGATCGAAGTCGACCCGAGTCTTGGACCACGGACGACGTCACAGCAATCGGAATTGATCGACGCCTTGAAAGCACTCGCCGCTCGCAATCCGATCACCCGCCGGATCACCGACATTCGTATCCGACGCGAACCGATGCCCGTGGATATCCGCCACAACAGCAAGATTTTCCGCGAACAGCTGACCGCCGAAGTCAACGGCTAG
- a CDS encoding acyltransferase family protein, with product MESSAVASAASPIDVSSPLDDDASAGGEKPATLKPHKRIVELDALRAFAAINLVMFHFTHVYDVKFGYVQPLGWQWPFGAYGTAMFFILSGFVNSMSLMRRRQPADFVAARLIRIVPMFLIVIVGNLAVMTLPPLNTTPVSTGQFLANLTLIPRVFGYECIDPVMWTLQVEMLFYLLLVAMFTSGALRNHVRCWGILLVASLVVCPLLDGLKTGHEGAGWFAAASAIRHLLLLDFVPLFAIGFTLYQIKTGVGAMWKNIALITAAMFVFHSIDHGKHNPVATLLIIGMVTMAAYGKIPVLRLKPFVFVSTISYALYLCHNNLGCALIYRLNHGGYPSQVALGVTLLFAFAVGTLVTTRIEQPMTRRLREAWTRYRAPQSVGGGGAELAA from the coding sequence ATGGAATCTTCCGCTGTTGCTTCGGCCGCCAGCCCGATCGATGTCAGCTCGCCTTTGGACGATGACGCCAGCGCCGGCGGAGAAAAACCGGCGACGCTGAAGCCGCACAAACGCATTGTCGAATTGGATGCGTTGCGGGCCTTTGCGGCGATCAATCTGGTGATGTTCCACTTCACCCATGTCTATGATGTGAAGTTCGGCTATGTCCAGCCGCTGGGGTGGCAATGGCCGTTCGGCGCCTATGGCACGGCGATGTTTTTTATTCTTAGTGGTTTCGTCAACAGCATGTCGCTGATGCGGCGTCGCCAGCCGGCCGATTTCGTCGCGGCTCGTCTGATCCGAATCGTACCGATGTTCTTGATCGTGATCGTCGGCAACTTGGCGGTGATGACGTTGCCACCGCTGAACACGACACCGGTTTCGACGGGACAGTTCTTAGCCAACCTGACGTTGATCCCGCGGGTGTTTGGATACGAGTGCATCGATCCGGTGATGTGGACGCTGCAGGTGGAAATGTTGTTCTATCTGTTGTTGGTGGCGATGTTCACCAGCGGTGCGCTACGCAACCATGTCCGTTGTTGGGGCATCTTGTTGGTTGCTTCGCTGGTGGTTTGTCCGCTGTTGGATGGGTTGAAGACGGGCCACGAGGGAGCGGGCTGGTTTGCCGCCGCCAGTGCGATTCGACATCTGTTGTTGCTTGATTTCGTGCCGTTGTTCGCCATCGGATTCACGCTGTACCAAATCAAGACCGGCGTGGGCGCGATGTGGAAGAACATTGCCTTGATCACCGCAGCGATGTTCGTGTTCCACAGCATCGATCACGGCAAGCACAATCCGGTGGCCACTCTGTTGATCATCGGGATGGTGACGATGGCGGCCTATGGCAAGATCCCGGTCTTGCGTTTGAAGCCGTTTGTGTTCGTCAGCACCATTTCCTACGCATTGTATTTGTGCCACAACAATTTGGGGTGTGCACTGATCTATCGATTGAATCACGGCGGGTATCCCAGCCAAGTCGCTTTGGGCGTCACGTTGTTGTTTGCCTTTGCCGTGGGAACTCTCGTGACGACACGGATCGAGCAACCGATGACTCGGCGGCTTCGCGAAGCCTGGACGCGTTACCGAGCTCCCCAGAGTGTCGGTGGTGGCGGTGCGGAACTGGCGGCCTGA
- a CDS encoding cofactor-independent phosphoglycerate mutase, producing the protein MKYVIVIPDGCADEPQQSLDGLTPLQAAKLPAMDRLAAEGTVGTANNTPSEYPAGSEVANLCLLGYDPHQYFTGRAPLEAAAQGIKLDQRDWAIRCNLVTITDQTMIDFTADHVSTEEADALLKSAQEALQSPAGREAYGDIVDCLSFVTGVSYRNLLIFRGSEAMPAPFSPETRSTAPHDLTDLPVTDAFPRGPGSDLLVRLMSDSADLFADHPVNAARVEAGLKPVTHLWLWGLGGAPDLPTFQQRYDVRGAMITAVDLLRGIAALAGWERIEVEGATGYLDTDYAGKGAAAVQALADYDVVCVHIEAPDEASHEGRVEAKIEALEHIDQHIVAPLHDALRDQGPYRMLVLPDHPTFCRTKKHTHGVVPLVIAGEGINADAAKTFDEVAAAESDLSFPKGWDMMDHFMGRS; encoded by the coding sequence ATGAAGTATGTGATTGTGATTCCCGACGGGTGTGCCGATGAGCCTCAACAGTCGCTCGACGGCCTCACGCCGCTGCAGGCCGCGAAGCTGCCCGCTATGGACCGATTGGCCGCCGAAGGAACCGTTGGCACCGCCAACAACACGCCGTCTGAATATCCGGCCGGAAGTGAAGTCGCCAACTTGTGCTTGCTGGGCTACGACCCACATCAGTACTTCACCGGTCGTGCGCCGTTGGAGGCTGCCGCCCAGGGGATCAAACTGGACCAGCGTGACTGGGCGATCCGCTGCAACCTGGTCACGATCACCGACCAGACGATGATCGACTTCACCGCCGATCATGTGTCGACCGAGGAAGCCGACGCGCTGTTGAAATCGGCCCAGGAAGCGTTGCAGAGCCCGGCCGGCCGGGAAGCCTACGGTGACATCGTCGACTGTCTGAGTTTCGTCACCGGCGTCAGCTATCGGAACTTGCTGATTTTCCGTGGCAGCGAAGCGATGCCGGCCCCGTTTTCGCCGGAAACCCGATCAACGGCTCCGCACGACCTGACCGACCTGCCGGTGACCGACGCGTTTCCGCGGGGACCAGGCAGCGATCTGCTGGTGCGATTGATGAGCGATTCGGCGGACCTGTTTGCCGACCATCCGGTCAACGCGGCACGGGTGGAAGCCGGTTTGAAACCCGTCACGCATCTGTGGCTGTGGGGGCTGGGCGGTGCACCGGACTTGCCCACGTTTCAACAGCGATACGACGTCCGCGGCGCGATGATCACGGCCGTGGATCTGCTGCGGGGCATCGCCGCGCTGGCGGGATGGGAACGGATCGAAGTCGAAGGTGCGACGGGATACTTGGACACCGATTACGCCGGCAAGGGTGCCGCGGCGGTTCAAGCGTTGGCCGACTATGACGTGGTCTGCGTCCACATCGAAGCCCCCGATGAGGCGTCGCACGAAGGCCGAGTGGAGGCCAAGATCGAAGCCTTGGAACACATCGATCAACACATCGTCGCGCCACTGCATGATGCCCTTCGTGACCAGGGGCCTTACCGCATGCTGGTTTTGCCCGACCACCCGACGTTCTGTCGAACCAAGAAACACACCCATGGGGTCGTGCCGCTGGTGATCGCGGGCGAAGGGATCAATGCGGACGCCGCTAAAACCTTCGACGAAGTGGCCGCCGCCGAATCAGATCTATCTTTTCCCAAAGGTTGGGACATGATGGATCACTTCATGGGCCGGTCCTAA
- the mch gene encoding methenyltetrahydromethanopterin cyclohydrolase, with the protein MLNQEAYELFEHICEYAENFGLRLHSVAGGRLLDAGVQTPGSLDAGLLLARLCMGDQADIAIVPADPDRFVTSNHVHVRTDAPLWACLGAQYAGWPVQTDDFFAMGSGPMRLLRGREAALKALGLAEEGPVAVGVLESDKLPGESVFAHIAQECGVQPDGVHLAIAPSHSIAGGAQVVARSIETAMHKLHELKFDVRSIVSATGTAPLPPPSKPGDMVSGIGRTNDAMLYGANVTLWADADDQSIESVIEQVPSSSSGDYGRPFAQVFKGYEYDFYKVDPMLFSPARVTIHGLRSGRTWIAGRFNTDVLRESFLG; encoded by the coding sequence ATGTTGAATCAAGAAGCCTACGAACTGTTCGAGCATATCTGTGAGTACGCCGAAAACTTCGGCCTCCGGCTTCATTCGGTTGCCGGCGGCCGTCTGTTAGATGCCGGCGTCCAAACGCCAGGGTCATTGGACGCGGGTTTGCTGTTGGCGCGATTGTGCATGGGCGACCAAGCGGACATCGCGATCGTCCCGGCGGATCCCGATCGGTTCGTGACGTCCAACCACGTCCACGTTCGCACCGATGCGCCGCTGTGGGCTTGCCTGGGTGCCCAGTACGCCGGTTGGCCCGTCCAGACCGACGACTTCTTTGCGATGGGCAGCGGTCCGATGCGACTGCTGCGGGGTCGCGAGGCGGCTTTGAAAGCCCTGGGTCTGGCCGAAGAAGGCCCCGTCGCCGTCGGCGTGTTGGAAAGTGACAAGCTGCCGGGCGAATCCGTCTTCGCCCACATCGCCCAAGAATGTGGCGTCCAGCCCGATGGGGTCCATCTGGCGATTGCCCCCAGCCACTCGATCGCCGGTGGGGCTCAAGTCGTTGCCCGCAGCATCGAGACGGCGATGCACAAGCTGCACGAATTGAAGTTCGACGTCCGCAGCATCGTGTCGGCCACCGGCACCGCCCCCCTGCCCCCACCGTCCAAGCCGGGCGACATGGTTTCGGGCATCGGACGTACCAATGATGCGATGCTGTACGGTGCCAACGTGACCTTGTGGGCCGACGCCGATGACCAGTCGATCGAATCGGTGATCGAACAAGTCCCCAGCAGCAGTTCGGGCGACTACGGACGACCGTTCGCCCAGGTCTTCAAAGGATACGAGTACGACTTTTACAAGGTCGACCCGATGCTGTTCAGCCCCGCGCGGGTGACGATTCACGGCCTGCGCAGCGGACGCACCTGGATCGCCGGACGATTCAACACGGACGTGCTTCGCGAATCGTTCTTGGGCTGA
- a CDS encoding DUF1559 family PulG-like putative transporter has protein sequence MCSSTKRRLSRSSGFTLVELLVVIAIIGVLVGLLLPAVQGAREAARRMQCSNNMKQLGLALHNYHSAFKVFPANVGAKASGNPNRGASWLVQILPQIEQSSLYDKLTFVDTDFSTQDGANRNWEVLDDAIVPGLNCPSNDLPNFRENTANGPTQALGAPEVYMTQVVDYVGVIGYYFTPGKRSGDAGYTPGARSDGSRNVWTGYGWMQDAGVLGIHNSKFRNTRFASIIDGTSNTIAIGEHSAEMVHADGNRTDSRPSSHAGGAWNAGPAFHGWLGWTANITVPRWPINSIYSGNYTQRYGYTLHNGFRSNHPGGAMFTMGDGSVQFITDSVDFDDVFMAMNGRNDRYSYNQEF, from the coding sequence ATGTGTTCTTCAACCAAACGACGTCTCTCTCGAAGCTCCGGCTTCACGCTTGTGGAACTGTTGGTGGTCATTGCGATCATCGGCGTGTTGGTCGGCCTCTTGTTACCCGCGGTCCAAGGGGCACGCGAAGCCGCGCGTCGCATGCAGTGTTCCAACAACATGAAACAACTCGGCTTGGCACTGCATAACTATCACAGTGCCTTCAAAGTCTTTCCCGCCAACGTGGGTGCCAAAGCATCCGGCAATCCCAATCGCGGTGCCTCGTGGCTGGTGCAAATCCTGCCTCAGATCGAACAGTCATCGCTTTATGACAAGCTGACTTTTGTAGACACCGACTTTAGCACTCAAGACGGGGCGAACCGCAACTGGGAAGTCTTGGACGACGCGATCGTTCCTGGATTGAATTGCCCGTCCAATGACTTGCCCAACTTCCGTGAAAACACAGCCAATGGTCCAACGCAAGCCTTGGGTGCACCGGAGGTCTACATGACCCAGGTGGTCGATTACGTCGGCGTCATCGGCTACTACTTCACGCCGGGCAAGCGTAGCGGCGATGCCGGCTATACACCGGGTGCTCGCTCGGATGGTTCACGCAACGTGTGGACTGGTTACGGATGGATGCAAGACGCTGGCGTTTTGGGAATCCACAACTCCAAATTCCGTAACACCCGTTTCGCCAGCATCATTGACGGAACCAGCAACACGATCGCCATCGGTGAACACTCTGCCGAAATGGTGCACGCCGACGGCAATCGCACCGACAGCCGACCCAGCAGCCACGCCGGTGGTGCTTGGAATGCCGGCCCCGCCTTTCACGGGTGGTTGGGATGGACCGCGAACATCACCGTTCCGCGTTGGCCCATCAACAGTATTTACTCGGGTAACTACACCCAGCGATACGGATACACGTTGCACAACGGTTTCCGATCTAACCACCCCGGCGGTGCGATGTTCACGATGGGTGACGGCTCGGTGCAATTCATCACCGACAGTGTCGACTTCGACGATGTCTTCATGGCGATGAACGGCCGCAACGACCGCTATTCGTACAACCAAGAATTCTAA
- a CDS encoding aspartate kinase — translation MSLIVQKFGGTSVADAEKIRAAARKAIRAQRDGHRVVMVVSAMGKNTDTLLTLADQVSSDPPARELDMLLSTGEQVSVALVAMAIDDMGSRAVSLTGGQIGMKTDNSFSKARIQSISTERIERLLDEGNIVVAAGFQGIDDDMNITTLGRGGSDTTAVALAAVLGADACEINTDVDGVYTTDPRLLPEARRVDVISYDEMLELASLGAGVMHSRSIEFAKKFGVPIHVRSSFSDTDGTMIVAESESDSSAVSGAAMTADEARVTVLDVPDVPGKSLQIFSAIADKKIAVDMVVQNVGQDGKADVSFTVPRTELMGTLRAVESVLHHVGATGVTHDDQVSKISVVGNGMVTQTSVASRMFRALADAKVNIQMITTSEIKISALVPRSQAATALRAVHEAFELHRRPDDAKSWSKIKADREVDADVEQVIARLRNDALEALTLTDISMADGQASVTMFGVPDEPGIAANMFETIGNAGIVVDMIVQGFDGEDGSTSVSFTVEESDLEKGLQVAREICDRHGMRDVRGTKGIAKVMVSGIGLRSHTQVGTVLFRQLADAGINVQMISTSELQVTAVIDSDRAAEAIENLRQAFAVYTGQDDA, via the coding sequence ATGTCTCTGATCGTCCAAAAGTTTGGCGGCACCAGTGTCGCCGACGCCGAAAAAATCCGCGCGGCCGCTCGCAAGGCCATCCGAGCTCAACGTGACGGCCATCGTGTCGTGATGGTCGTCAGCGCGATGGGCAAAAACACGGACACTTTGCTGACCTTGGCCGACCAGGTTTCCAGCGACCCGCCGGCGCGCGAATTGGACATGCTGCTCAGCACGGGCGAACAAGTCAGCGTCGCGTTGGTGGCGATGGCGATCGACGACATGGGCAGCCGGGCGGTCAGCCTGACGGGCGGTCAAATTGGGATGAAGACCGACAACAGTTTCAGCAAAGCACGCATCCAATCGATCAGCACCGAGCGAATCGAACGCTTGCTGGACGAAGGCAACATCGTCGTGGCTGCCGGATTCCAAGGCATCGACGACGACATGAACATCACGACCCTGGGACGTGGCGGCAGCGACACGACGGCCGTCGCCTTGGCCGCGGTGTTGGGCGCCGACGCTTGCGAAATCAACACCGACGTCGATGGCGTTTACACGACCGACCCTCGGTTGTTGCCCGAAGCCCGCCGGGTGGACGTGATCAGCTACGACGAAATGCTGGAACTGGCCAGCCTGGGTGCGGGCGTGATGCACAGCCGGTCGATCGAGTTTGCCAAAAAGTTTGGCGTTCCGATCCACGTCCGCAGCAGCTTTTCGGACACCGACGGCACGATGATCGTTGCCGAAAGCGAATCAGACAGCTCAGCGGTCAGCGGTGCGGCCATGACGGCGGACGAAGCCCGAGTGACGGTGTTGGACGTTCCGGATGTTCCCGGCAAAAGCCTGCAAATCTTTTCGGCCATCGCCGACAAAAAGATCGCCGTCGACATGGTGGTTCAAAACGTCGGCCAAGACGGAAAGGCGGACGTGTCCTTCACCGTTCCGCGGACCGAATTGATGGGCACCCTGCGTGCGGTCGAATCGGTCTTGCACCACGTCGGTGCCACCGGCGTCACGCATGACGATCAAGTGTCCAAGATCTCCGTGGTCGGCAACGGCATGGTCACACAAACATCTGTCGCATCGCGAATGTTCCGCGCCTTGGCCGATGCCAAAGTCAACATTCAGATGATCACGACCAGCGAGATCAAGATCAGCGCGCTTGTGCCGCGCAGCCAAGCCGCCACCGCATTGCGTGCGGTCCACGAGGCGTTCGAATTGCACCGGCGTCCGGACGACGCGAAATCATGGAGCAAGATCAAAGCGGATCGCGAAGTCGATGCGGACGTCGAACAAGTCATCGCTCGGTTGCGCAACGATGCACTGGAGGCGTTGACGTTGACCGACATCTCCATGGCCGACGGCCAAGCCAGCGTGACCATGTTCGGCGTGCCCGATGAACCGGGAATCGCTGCGAACATGTTCGAAACGATCGGCAATGCGGGCATCGTTGTCGACATGATCGTCCAAGGCTTTGACGGCGAAGATGGATCGACCAGCGTCAGCTTTACGGTCGAAGAATCGGACTTGGAAAAAGGCTTGCAAGTCGCCAGAGAAATCTGTGACCGCCACGGGATGCGAGACGTCCGTGGGACCAAGGGCATCGCCAAAGTGATGGTCAGCGGGATCGGATTGCGCAGCCACACGCAAGTCGGCACGGTGCTGTTCCGCCAACTGGCCGACGCCGGGATCAATGTGCAAATGATCAGCACCAGTGAATTGCAGGTCACTGCGGTGATCGATTCGGACCGCGCCGCCGAAGCGATTGAAAACTTGCGGCAAGCTTTCGCGGTCTACACCGGCCAAGACGACGCCTGA
- a CDS encoding carboxypeptidase regulatory-like domain-containing protein, which translates to MKFSIQTLIGLGLLLSFGCTPPPSSTLGLVTGTVFYDGKPVPNLALEFHPVSGGRPSLAFTNERGHFEAIYLANVPGAVIGSHTIRYEMTPGELPADISPAEMLKVQRPDFVDDATLRPDEVRVLQGTNHFELRLVPPPPPENVDPIGGEALEEVSNPVDPQVPATEATSSSEIPPSSTDQIEPQLEPPGQ; encoded by the coding sequence ATGAAGTTCAGCATTCAAACCCTGATCGGCTTGGGGCTGTTGTTGTCATTCGGCTGCACACCGCCGCCGTCGTCAACACTGGGTTTGGTGACCGGCACCGTCTTCTACGATGGCAAGCCGGTCCCCAACCTGGCGTTGGAATTTCATCCCGTTTCCGGCGGTCGGCCTTCGCTGGCCTTCACCAACGAACGGGGCCACTTCGAAGCGATCTATTTGGCCAACGTTCCCGGGGCGGTCATCGGGTCCCACACGATCCGTTATGAGATGACGCCTGGTGAATTGCCGGCCGACATCAGTCCCGCAGAGATGTTGAAGGTCCAGCGGCCCGATTTCGTTGACGACGCAACCCTGCGTCCCGACGAAGTCCGCGTGCTGCAAGGCACCAACCACTTCGAACTGCGGTTGGTTCCGCCGCCACCACCGGAAAACGTCGATCCGATTGGGGGCGAGGCTTTGGAAGAAGTCTCGAACCCCGTCGATCCCCAAGTCCCCGCGACGGAGGCAACCTCGTCCAGCGAGATTCCACCGTCATCTACCGACCAGATCGAACCCCAGCTGGAACCACCCGGACAATAA